TTGAAGATTATTACTCAACTGCTGCTGATTATAAAGTGATTATAAGGTGTAGGATTAAAAAACTATGTGGAAATAGTAAATATTTGCATATAAAATGTGCAGTGTAACAAAAACCCTTGTGTTTTCATAGAGAAATAACCATAAATAACACCACTGTCCTCCATGTTAGCGCCTTTAAAGAGattatactatatactattCTGCCTTTAAACCTTGTGAAATGTTatacactggccctttaagtgtGTCCAGGTTTTCTCCAGAgtgtaaatatattattttatctttgtgAAACAGCTGATTTTCAACTCCCCAGCAGGCGATGATGCGCCAGGTGACCAGCAGTGACCTCTGCATGAGCGACAGGCCGTCGTGCCTGGTGGAGGACGAACACCACACCACCGCCCACTTTGACCTGTGCACCTCACAGGCCAACGAGTTCTACCCTCCTCCGCCACCGATGTCCCCTCAGAGGACACTGACGCCCATGGCCTTGCCCAGCCAGGACGTGCTCGGGGGCGACCCGCACGCACCGGGGAAATTACCCGGCGTCAAAGTTGAAGATCAAGCGCCGGACGagcccaagaagaagaagaagacggcaGGGAAGACGGGCAGACGCGGGAGGCCTTTAGGGACCACAAAGCTGGCCGGGTATGGAATCAGCACGGGACGACCCCTCGGTACCACCAGAGCCGCCGGGTTCAAGGCGAGTCCCGGACGACCTGTGGGTTCGACCAGAGCCGCGGGCTACAAGGTGAGTCCAGAGTCCAGGTTGTAAAAATCTGGATTTGTCCTCCTGACAAATatttgctgtgaaaaaggtcgaCGACACCACATTTATTTAAGTCTgagtgtcacacaaacacacacacacacacacgtgtgtgttgtatgagttaaactcatacaGCCTGCTTATATATAAGACTCACTTTCAAATGCCAGTGGTCACAGAATGTGAAATTCAAACAACAAAGCTGTTTAATTGAATCCCATAAAGACATAAATTGAAGATTATTACTCAACTGCTGTTGATTATAAAGTCATTATAAGGtgtaggattaaaaaaaatatgtggaaATAGTAAATACAAGACTGAGGGAGCAGAATGCTGCCTTTAATTCAGGTGAAGCAGTGGCACTCAGAACAGCGAGGGCCAATCTGAACCGGGCCATCAAGGTAGCAAAACGTGCCCACAGCCAGAGTCTGCCACGATCATCCCAGTGCCCAAGAAACCAACCATCACATGCCTTAATGACTTTCACCCTGTTGCACTAACATGAAGTGCTTCGAGCGGGTGGTTAAGGACCACATCATTTCCATACTGCCTCCATCATACGACCCGCTCCAGTTTGCACACCAACCCAACCGCTCCACTGAGGACGccatctccactgctctccatCTGAGCCTGGAGCACCTGGAGGACAAGAAAACCCACGTGTGGATGCTGTTtctggacttcagctcagcaTTCAACACGATCATCCCCCAGGACCTGGTACACAAACTGGGCCCCCTGGGCCTCAACACCCCCCTGTGCAACTGGCTGCTGGACTTCCTCACCGACAGAACCCAGTCTGTCCGTGTGGGTAACAACACCTCAAGTGTCATCTCCCTGAGCACCGGTTCCCCACAGGGCTGCGTCCTGAGTCCCCTGCTGTTCACCCTGATGACCCACGACTGTCGTCCCAGGTACAACACCAACCGCATCCTAAAATATGCGGACGACACAGCAGTTGTGGGCCTCATTCAGAACAACAACGAACTGGCCTACAGCGAGGAAGTGCGACATCTGGTGGACTGGTGCAGGGTGAACAACCTGCTCCTGAATGTTGACAAGACAAAAGAGATCATCGTCGACTTCAGAAGATCCCGACCCAGCCATACACCACTCCTCATCAATGGCACAACGTGGAGGTCGTCAGCAGTACTAAGTTCCTGGGggttcacatcacagacaacctCAGCTGGACACTTCACACCACCTGCCTGGTGAAGAAAGCCCAGCAGCGCCTACACTTCCTGCGACGGATGAGAAGGgtgtctctcccccctcccatcCTCTCCATTTTCTACAGAGGGACCATTGAGAGCCTGCTGACCAGTGGCATCTCCGTCTGGTCTGGGAGCTGCAAGGCCTCCGACTAGAAGTCTCTGCAGTGGGTGGTGAGAACAGCGGAGAAGATCATTGGGACTCCACTCCCACCCATCCAGGACATTGCACACAGGCGCTGCCTAACCAGGGCTCACCAGATCCTCACTGACCACACCCACCCCCATCATGGACTGTTCTCCCTGCTGTAGTCTGGCAGGAGGTTCCACAGCATCCGCTGCGCAACAAACAGACTCAAGAATAGTTACTTTCCGCTGGCCATCAGACTGCTAAACTCCAAATACAGTTTTCattcctgttttactttttgcactacttttatatatatttatatacataaaacactttcttatttattcttttattaatCATAGTACACAATAATCTACCTCAaaattcaatgctatgtgttggttCTTATCTGCTTGCCAagcaacgaaatttcgttgccagttttcactgctgtgttttctgtgcaatgacaataaaaggaagtctaaatATTTGCATACAAAATGTGCAGTGTAACAAAAACCCTTGTGTTTTCATAGAGAAATAACCATAAATAACACCACTGTCCTCCATGTTAGCGCCTTTAAAGAGattatactatatactattCTGCCTTTAAACCTTGTGAAATGTTatacactggccctttaagtgtGTCCAGGTTTTCTCCAGAgtgtaaatatattattttatctttgtgAAACAGCTGATTTTCAACTCCCCAGCAGGCGATGATGCGCCAGGTGACCAGCAGTGACCTCTGCATGAGCGACAGGCCGTCGTGCCTGGTGGAGGACGAACACCACACCACCGCCCACTTTGACCTGTGCACCTCACAGGCCAACGAGTTCTACCCTCCTCCGCCACCGATGTCCCCTCAGAGGACACTGACACCCATGGCCTTGCCCAGCCAGGACGTGCTCGGGGGCGACCCGCACACACCGGGGAAATTACCGGGTGTCAAAGTTGAAGATCAAGCGCCGGACGagcccaagaagaagaagaagacgacaggGAAGACGGGCAGACGCGGGAGGCCTTTGGGGACCACAAAGCTGGCCGGGTACGGAATCAGCACGGGACGACCCCTCGGTACCACCAGAGCCGCCGGGTTCAAGGCGAGTCCTGGACGACCTGTGGGTTCGACCAGAGCCGCGGGCTACAAGGTGAGTCCAGAGTCCAGGTTGTAAAAATCTGGGTTTGTCCTCctgacaaatatctgctgtgaaaaaggtcgaCGACAccacatttatttaagtttgagtgtcaatcacacacacacacacacacacacacacacacacgtgtgttgtatgagttaaactcatacaGCCTGCTTATATATAAGACTCACTTTCAAATGCCAGTGATCACAGAATGTGAAATTCAAACAACAAAGCTGTTTAATTAAATCCCAtaaagacttttgcacagtgctgtcTGTTGTATGTAAAAGCCACAAACCAGCCATTGTCTTTATAATGAAACCCTCACattaaagatgtgtttttttactttcccTCAGAATAAAACAACTATGATGTTGAATGTGACTGTTTTAATTATTCagaagctttttgtttgtttattttattaaccgCCGCTCTGTTTGGTCAGCAGTGCAACTGGGTTAATGGGTCAATTTTGAGCTCCAGCTGCTCGGCTACTGTCCtcgtcccagtatacaagcacgaGTGGGTAGTCAATGTCaagtgtgtccacctcctctctcctaGGGGACATTTGTGTCTCACTGTTGACAAAACCATGCTTCTCCCTCTTTCAACGGACCATATTTGtctaaaactgtaaaactcTTAGTAAGACATaacctttttatatttaatcttTGTGTGAGGGCAGCTACAAAACTCAGCTgttgtgtgattgtgattgtgattttcctactgtgacctgtcaaagtTTTATGGGAAAAGTAAACAGAAA
This genomic stretch from Solea senegalensis isolate Sse05_10M linkage group LG13, IFAPA_SoseM_1, whole genome shotgun sequence harbors:
- the LOC122779512 gene encoding uncharacterized protein LOC122779512 isoform X2, encoding MMRQVTSSDLCMSDRPSCLVEDEHHTTAHFDLCTSQANEFYPPPPPMSPQRTLTPMALPSQDVLGGDPHAPGKLPGVKVEDQAPDEPKKKKKTAGKTGRRGRPLGTTKLAGYGISTGRPLGTTRAAGFKASPGRPVGSTRAAGYKAMMRQVTSSDLCMSDRPSCLVEDEHHTTAHFDLCTSQANEFYPPPPPMSPQRTLTPMALPSQDVLGGDPHTPGKLPGVKVEDQAPDEPKKKKKTTGKTGRRGRPLGTTKLAGYGISTGRPLGTTRAAGFKASPGRPVGSTRAAGYKTMMRQVTSSDFCMSGRPSCLAEDGHHTTAHFDLCTSQANKFYPPPPPTSLQMTLTPMALPSQSHKSMVCQRQDVLGGDPRAPGKIPGVKDADQAPDDPKKKNKGTGKTGRRGRPLGTTKLAGYRTSTGRPLGTTRAAGFKTSPGRPLGTTRAAGYKVSPGRPPGSIKGLSRLNKLAYGSTCSGAAFPYPLPPHKEILCEPSCKEKTTNE
- the LOC122779512 gene encoding uncharacterized protein LOC122779512 isoform X1, with product MMRQVTSSDLCMSDRPSCLVEDEHHTTAHFDLCTSQANEFYPPPPPMSPQRTLTPMALPSQDVLGGDPHAPGKLPGVKVEDQAPDEPKKKKKTAGKTGRRGRPLGTTKLAGYGISTGRPLGTTRAAGFKASPGRPVGSTRAAGYKQAMMRQVTSSDLCMSDRPSCLVEDEHHTTAHFDLCTSQANEFYPPPPPMSPQRTLTPMALPSQDVLGGDPHTPGKLPGVKVEDQAPDEPKKKKKTTGKTGRRGRPLGTTKLAGYGISTGRPLGTTRAAGFKASPGRPVGSTRAAGYKTMMRQVTSSDFCMSGRPSCLAEDGHHTTAHFDLCTSQANKFYPPPPPTSLQMTLTPMALPSQSHKSMVCQRQDVLGGDPRAPGKIPGVKDADQAPDDPKKKNKGTGKTGRRGRPLGTTKLAGYRTSTGRPLGTTRAAGFKTSPGRPLGTTRAAGYKVSPGRPPGSIKGLSRLNKLAYGSTCSGAAFPYPLPPHKEILCEPSCKEKTTNE